The Desulfovibrionales bacterium genome has a window encoding:
- the rplQ gene encoding 50S ribosomal protein L17 → MRHRKAGIRLSRTTAHREAMLRNMVTSLFMHEKIKTTDAKAKVLRCVAEKMITLAKRGDIHARRQALAVIRDNGIVKKLFEDLRKHFVDRPGGYTRITKIGMRHGDAAPISFIELVTGAAEGEKSRGKKGKGKTTTRKRVASTKTKSVKPEKTEKKKIVKKKETAEEVKAETSE, encoded by the coding sequence ATGCGACACAGGAAGGCAGGAATAAGGTTAAGCCGCACTACGGCCCATCGTGAGGCCATGTTACGGAATATGGTCACCTCTTTGTTTATGCATGAAAAGATAAAGACCACCGATGCTAAGGCTAAAGTGCTAAGGTGCGTGGCCGAGAAGATGATTACTCTGGCTAAGCGCGGGGATATTCATGCCAGGAGGCAGGCCCTGGCAGTCATCCGTGATAATGGGATTGTAAAAAAACTCTTTGAGGACTTGCGCAAACATTTTGTTGACCGGCCGGGCGGATATACGCGCATAACAAAGATAGGCATGAGACATGGAGACGCAGCTCCGATATCTTTTATAGAGCTGGTTACAGGCGCTGCTGAGGGAGAGAAGTCCCGGGGCAAGAAGGGTAAGGGAAAGACCACGACCAGGAAACGAGTCGCTTCCACCAAGACCAAATCTGTAAAACCGGAAAAAACTGAAAAGAAAAAGATTGTAAAGAAGAAGGA